A stretch of the Bacillus anthracis str. Vollum genome encodes the following:
- a CDS encoding alpha/beta fold hydrolase translates to MRTVFLTGGTGFIGKQLVKELAKEDVKILLLVRSKSKAIRIFQERGSLKKAFMHFIEGDLTKIDLGLSAEDKERVLKTDVIIHAGGPMDIQATSKEAASVFLNGAKHINELAKSIHQLKGLQQFIHVVGYMSPFDDTNSKIAIDVFQEGNNYLKIKNPYERTKFLADLYIRQQASAVGYPLSVINPPTVVGSSKTGSTEQIAGLGLLVMSMRRGLMPVIPGGKGYRLPLISNDELAKFIVQVFRLEQPTIQTYTLVEDKQHDQNIAELLSIMSESMNMRAPKISVPMPFMKAIMNSGGSKITKIPSDGLTFITKQKFSNVSAKKIMGGDWFKKTSVMKFFPAVVADLDYRMMYQNGRHNHLFKRTLCDNTTFYQLQGKGKPFILLHGLLSDGEDLFPLAQELHEKTGQPVWILDLPGLGRSPFKREKNLLDIYLNVVKRLLEKATNGAHLIGHSFGAFILLEALVQEYIDKKYSITLLQPPVAKKNAKSLNVPQFMNKWTLKLATTNLIGRYLLSNGLFESMESIPEHYIEKISNSFTSPRILNTTVQLNSLLLKNDQGDFNEVTKYNLHIIWGDYDRAYSAPSHLGKVDFVPYGHHFPLSHPSETATLVIKNSNTSRWECGINKSV, encoded by the coding sequence ATGAGAACAGTATTTTTAACTGGTGGAACAGGCTTTATTGGAAAGCAATTAGTGAAAGAATTAGCCAAAGAGGATGTTAAAATTCTTCTTTTAGTAAGGTCGAAAAGTAAAGCAATACGCATTTTTCAAGAAAGAGGCAGCTTAAAAAAGGCATTCATGCACTTTATTGAAGGTGATTTGACGAAAATAGATTTAGGTCTAAGTGCTGAAGATAAGGAGCGGGTATTGAAAACGGATGTGATTATTCACGCAGGAGGCCCCATGGATATTCAAGCAACAAGTAAAGAGGCAGCTTCCGTATTTTTAAATGGCGCCAAACATATTAATGAATTAGCTAAAAGTATTCATCAATTGAAGGGCTTGCAACAATTTATTCATGTTGTAGGTTATATGAGTCCCTTTGATGATACAAATAGTAAGATTGCAATTGATGTGTTTCAAGAAGGAAACAATTATTTGAAAATAAAAAATCCATATGAGAGAACAAAATTTTTAGCAGATCTTTATATCCGTCAGCAGGCATCAGCAGTAGGTTATCCGCTTTCTGTAATTAATCCGCCAACTGTAGTCGGTAGTAGTAAAACAGGGAGTACAGAGCAGATAGCAGGATTAGGTTTGCTGGTGATGAGTATGCGAAGAGGGCTCATGCCAGTGATTCCTGGAGGTAAGGGATATAGGTTACCACTTATTTCAAACGATGAGCTTGCGAAGTTTATTGTACAGGTTTTCAGATTGGAGCAACCGACTATTCAAACATATACACTTGTTGAAGACAAACAGCACGATCAAAACATTGCTGAATTATTAAGTATTATGTCGGAAAGTATGAATATGAGGGCACCAAAAATCTCTGTTCCAATGCCATTTATGAAAGCAATTATGAATAGTGGAGGAAGTAAAATAACAAAAATTCCTTCTGATGGACTGACTTTTATTACAAAACAAAAATTTTCAAATGTTTCAGCGAAAAAAATTATGGGAGGAGATTGGTTTAAGAAGACGAGTGTAATGAAATTTTTCCCTGCCGTAGTAGCTGATCTGGATTATCGAATGATGTATCAAAATGGCCGGCATAATCATTTATTTAAACGAACATTATGCGATAACACTACCTTTTACCAATTACAAGGAAAGGGTAAACCGTTTATTTTATTACATGGTTTATTGAGTGATGGAGAGGATTTATTTCCTTTAGCACAAGAGCTTCATGAAAAAACTGGTCAACCTGTATGGATCTTGGATCTTCCAGGTTTGGGACGTTCTCCTTTTAAACGAGAGAAAAATCTTCTAGATATCTATTTGAATGTAGTGAAAAGGTTATTGGAGAAAGCTACTAATGGTGCACATCTAATTGGACATTCATTCGGTGCGTTTATTCTTCTGGAAGCATTGGTACAAGAGTACATAGATAAGAAGTATTCAATCACTTTACTTCAGCCACCTGTTGCTAAAAAAAATGCTAAATCGCTAAATGTTCCTCAATTTATGAACAAATGGACATTAAAATTAGCAACTACTAATTTGATAGGGCGTTATTTATTAAGTAATGGTTTGTTTGAAAGCATGGAGAGCATCCCTGAGCATTATATTGAAAAAATAAGTAACAGTTTTACTTCTCCTAGAATTTTAAATACTACGGTTCAGCTTAACAGTTTACTACTGAAAAACGATCAAGGTGATTTCAATGAAGTAACAAAGTATAATCTTCACATTATTTGGGGGGATTATGACAGAGCCTATTCTGCTCCATCGCATCTTGGTAAGGTTGATTTTGTTCCATATGGCCATCATTTTCCTCTTAGCCATCCGAGTGAAACGGCAACATTAGTAATAAAAAATAGTAATACTAGCAGATGGGAGTGTGGGATAAATAAAAGTGTGTAG
- a CDS encoding TetR/AcrR family transcriptional regulator has translation MNQKRVIEVAATLFLEKGFAYTSMDELVRVSKVSKSNVYYHFSNKEQLLEGVVDYWIEMYQSAIDDVLSQNQFLVENRIQLFLKQLSQGVQSREYKGGCPFITLYIQSPTQATQIKEKIGLFFTGLQEKVSLLLKQGVENGEFRNTIHIDEVASLFITNLEGALFISETLKDATVITKTADHFFKLLR, from the coding sequence ATGAATCAAAAACGTGTGATTGAAGTAGCTGCAACATTATTTTTAGAAAAAGGGTTTGCTTATACAAGTATGGATGAATTAGTACGTGTAAGCAAAGTTTCAAAGTCTAATGTGTATTATCACTTTTCTAATAAGGAACAATTATTAGAAGGAGTCGTTGATTATTGGATTGAAATGTATCAATCTGCAATTGATGACGTACTTTCTCAGAACCAATTTTTGGTTGAAAATCGTATCCAACTGTTTTTAAAGCAATTATCACAAGGAGTTCAGTCGAGAGAGTATAAGGGGGGCTGTCCATTTATTACTCTTTATATTCAAAGTCCTACACAGGCCACGCAAATAAAAGAAAAAATAGGTCTTTTTTTTACAGGATTACAAGAGAAAGTTTCTCTATTACTTAAACAAGGGGTAGAGAATGGAGAATTCAGAAATACGATTCATATTGATGAGGTTGCATCACTTTTTATTACAAATCTTGAAGGAGCGTTATTTATTTCAGAAACATTGAAAGATGCAACTGTAATCACGAAAACAGCAGATCATTTTTTTAAATTGCTTCGATAA
- a CDS encoding YmzC family protein, with the protein MEHPVARELRNIRICLIILIIVIAFWDREKPVEITDHSSNPMLNTSNMTQVGDHTFAYKDESNQIKIFKFDPDTNEIKLIKEFYANEY; encoded by the coding sequence ATGGAACATCCTGTTGCAAGAGAATTACGTAACATACGTATATGCCTTATCATCTTAATTATCGTCATCGCATTTTGGGACCGTGAGAAACCTGTAGAAATCACTGACCATAGTAGCAATCCTATGTTAAACACTAGTAATATGACCCAAGTTGGCGATCATACATTTGCATACAAAGACGAATCTAATCAAATTAAAATATTTAAGTTTGATCCAGATACAAATGAAATAAAACTAATAAAAGAGTTTTATGCTAACGAATATTGA
- a CDS encoding MarR family winged helix-turn-helix transcriptional regulator — protein MTRTYKEIINEMNRAYNEFYILLFQELKDEYGLTGQQESMLFHIHLNENTTANHIATTFNISKSAVSQVLSKLEKQKMISKQVNPNNKREYFLTLGPNGSKYMEQLSELDDVLIEKYFSKIDIGALEQMTDTLKKINKVILEEKQKDLDCNE, from the coding sequence ATGACGAGAACGTATAAAGAAATAATTAATGAAATGAACCGGGCTTATAATGAATTCTACATTTTACTATTTCAGGAGTTAAAAGATGAGTACGGTCTTACAGGACAGCAAGAGAGTATGCTATTTCATATTCATTTAAATGAAAACACGACAGCAAATCACATTGCGACTACTTTTAATATATCGAAAAGTGCTGTGAGCCAAGTTTTATCGAAATTGGAAAAGCAGAAGATGATTTCAAAGCAAGTAAATCCTAATAATAAAAGGGAGTATTTCCTTACACTTGGTCCAAACGGTAGTAAGTATATGGAGCAGTTGTCTGAGTTAGATGATGTATTAATTGAGAAGTATTTTTCTAAAATCGATATCGGTGCTTTAGAACAAATGACGGATACGTTAAAGAAAATAAATAAAGTTATATTGGAAGAAAAACAGAAGGATCTTGATTGTAATGAGTAA
- the pssA gene encoding CDP-diacylglycerol--serine O-phosphatidyltransferase, translating into MSKNLDEVMSKKEGKHVMSYIPNMITIANFVCGLLAIHAVFVHDMYGAVMFIITGMVFDLFDGMVARKLDSVSEIGGELDSFADLVTFGVAPSILAYSVALKDLQSIGMLCALAYSVCGMLRLARFNTQQSKLPTFIGMPIPFAAICLLILCLLNNPVSVAFGTCILAYLMVSKIKFPHFKKDISESLKSERWD; encoded by the coding sequence ATGAGTAAGAACTTAGATGAGGTAATGAGTAAAAAGGAGGGGAAGCATGTGATGAGTTACATACCAAATATGATTACGATAGCAAACTTTGTATGTGGACTTCTCGCTATTCACGCTGTTTTCGTTCACGATATGTATGGTGCAGTTATGTTCATTATTACAGGTATGGTATTTGATCTGTTTGATGGCATGGTTGCTCGGAAACTTGATTCTGTTTCGGAAATTGGCGGAGAGTTAGACTCATTTGCGGATTTAGTTACCTTTGGTGTGGCGCCGTCTATTCTTGCCTATAGTGTTGCTTTAAAAGATTTGCAATCTATCGGGATGTTATGTGCGCTTGCGTATAGTGTGTGCGGAATGCTTCGGCTTGCAAGATTTAATACGCAGCAAAGCAAACTCCCGACATTTATCGGCATGCCGATTCCATTCGCAGCAATTTGTCTTCTTATTTTATGTCTCCTGAATAATCCAGTTTCCGTGGCGTTTGGTACATGCATACTCGCGTATTTAATGGTGAGTAAAATCAAATTCCCTCATTTTAAAAAAGATATATCTGAAAGCTTGAAGTCCGAAAGATGGGACTAA
- a CDS encoding ATP synthase subunit I, with protein MIRMALRSFNIQMYCLLGVMLLGWWMTPFSAQFVGISIGLLVSMYCAWILGRRIEKFGDSIVKKEKAPMLGMMNRFAAAILGAIIMYEIEHREYMWTFAAGIMVGYFLVIINLGYYSMRDAEE; from the coding sequence ATGATTCGTATGGCATTAAGATCATTCAACATACAAATGTATTGTTTGCTAGGCGTGATGTTACTGGGATGGTGGATGACACCTTTTTCAGCCCAGTTCGTAGGAATAAGCATTGGCCTTTTAGTTAGTATGTACTGCGCCTGGATTTTAGGAAGGCGTATTGAAAAGTTCGGAGACAGCATCGTAAAAAAAGAAAAAGCACCGATGCTTGGCATGATGAATCGATTTGCAGCCGCAATACTTGGCGCAATTATTATGTATGAAATTGAACACCGTGAGTACATGTGGACATTTGCTGCGGGAATTATGGTTGGGTATTTTTTGGTTATTATTAATTTGGGGTATTACAGTATGAGAGATGCGGAGGAATAG
- a CDS encoding DUF2306 domain-containing protein, whose translation MNRKIWFVFTCFALLVSGYIVVQYFIMDGFQTGLVKAKLMYGSKLSEFWYSMLFTHITTSIVALVIGPFTLSTKFRERNINRHRIAGRIYMVGILLGGISGLYLSFYATGGLVAKLGFGLLSVFWLTSAYQALHRVKNKKMKDHRNWMIRNYSLTFAAVTLRIWLPLFIVLFGIERFELSYAVIAWLAWVPNLIVAELFIRKRLNKGKYEGNEDLHF comes from the coding sequence TTGAACAGGAAAATTTGGTTTGTATTTACTTGTTTTGCTCTTTTAGTATCTGGTTATATTGTTGTCCAATATTTTATTATGGATGGATTTCAAACAGGGCTTGTAAAAGCGAAGCTTATGTATGGATCTAAATTAAGTGAGTTCTGGTATAGTATGTTATTTACGCATATTACAACGAGTATAGTAGCATTAGTAATTGGTCCTTTTACATTATCCACTAAATTTAGAGAAAGGAATATCAACCGTCATCGAATAGCTGGGAGAATCTATATGGTTGGTATATTATTAGGAGGCATTTCTGGACTGTACCTGTCCTTTTATGCTACGGGAGGATTGGTAGCGAAGCTAGGTTTCGGTTTGTTATCCGTATTTTGGCTAACTTCAGCATATCAAGCGTTACATAGAGTTAAGAATAAAAAAATGAAAGACCATCGAAATTGGATGATCAGAAATTACTCTTTAACCTTTGCGGCAGTTACATTAAGAATTTGGCTACCGTTGTTTATCGTTCTATTTGGAATAGAGCGGTTTGAACTTAGTTACGCGGTTATTGCTTGGTTAGCGTGGGTACCCAATTTAATTGTTGCAGAATTATTCATAAGAAAAAGACTGAATAAAGGAAAATACGAGGGGAATGAGGATTTACATTTTTGA
- a CDS encoding VanZ family protein: protein MHTGVLMSYLYTYFFTIMFCILFQIGFYFKAKNNISIRHFLWVYVFLFYLSLVYKVTQIATVWDISRYETWIRVNQINLTLFDTAGSTTYLLNILLFMPLGFLLPTIWPQFRKIKNTVCAGFFFSLAIELNQLLNNRITDVDDLFTNTLGAIIGYVLYTALFKLILKREEKKLDKNSSLVIKYEAIFCLVCSFVGAMLIYYPALFGRPVILQ from the coding sequence ATGCATACAGGAGTTTTAATGAGTTATTTGTATACTTATTTTTTTACAATTATGTTTTGTATTTTATTTCAAATTGGATTTTATTTTAAAGCGAAAAACAATATATCTATTCGGCATTTCCTATGGGTATATGTTTTTCTATTCTACCTTTCGCTAGTGTATAAGGTGACGCAGATTGCGACTGTATGGGATATAAGTAGATATGAAACGTGGATTCGTGTAAATCAAATCAACTTGACTCTATTTGATACGGCAGGTAGTACTACGTATCTTTTGAATATTTTACTGTTTATGCCTTTAGGTTTTTTATTACCGACCATTTGGCCGCAATTTAGAAAAATAAAAAACACCGTATGCGCGGGATTCTTTTTTTCATTAGCAATTGAGTTAAATCAATTGTTAAATAATAGAATTACAGATGTTGATGATTTATTTACGAATACCCTCGGGGCGATTATTGGGTATGTATTATATACAGCGTTATTTAAATTAATATTGAAAAGAGAGGAAAAAAAGCTTGATAAGAACTCTTCACTAGTCATAAAATACGAGGCTATTTTTTGTTTAGTGTGTTCCTTTGTAGGTGCGATGTTAATTTATTATCCAGCTTTATTTGGAAGACCTGTCATCCTTCAGTGA
- the dhaQ gene encoding DhaKLM operon coactivator DhaQ yields the protein MKKIMNDVQNIVQDMLHGFYFEHNDKVNYDETNNIIYVKDIEKLKQDVAIISGGGSGHEPADIGYVGKGMLTAAVNGSIFTPPTVEQIVAATRLMPKEKSILFIIKNFKDDVANFVAAEQIAKEEGREIDHIIVNDDVSIEDDASFTKRRRGVAGTVFVQKILGAAALEGHSLEELTTLGCSVTENLHTLGVALSPANDPVKGQASFTLNEDEVFYGVGIHGEKGYRKEALSSSEILAIELMNKLKSIYRWRKGDNFAILINGLGATPLMEQYIFANDIRRLCELEGLQITFVKVGTLLTSLDMKGVSLSLLKIEDWDWVKWLKADTRVGSW from the coding sequence ATGAAAAAGATTATGAATGATGTACAAAATATCGTTCAAGATATGCTGCATGGCTTTTATTTTGAACATAACGACAAAGTAAATTATGACGAAACAAATAACATCATTTATGTAAAAGATATCGAAAAACTGAAGCAAGACGTCGCTATAATAAGCGGCGGTGGTAGTGGACATGAACCAGCTGATATTGGTTATGTAGGAAAAGGAATGCTTACAGCGGCAGTAAACGGCAGTATTTTTACTCCGCCTACAGTGGAACAAATTGTAGCGGCTACTCGCCTCATGCCAAAAGAAAAAAGTATACTATTCATCATAAAAAACTTTAAAGATGACGTAGCTAACTTTGTAGCGGCAGAACAAATCGCAAAAGAAGAAGGAAGAGAAATTGACCACATCATCGTAAATGACGACGTTTCAATTGAAGATGATGCTTCGTTTACTAAAAGAAGACGCGGTGTTGCTGGTACTGTTTTCGTTCAAAAAATACTTGGTGCGGCTGCTCTTGAAGGTCATTCTTTAGAAGAACTAACAACACTCGGCTGTTCTGTTACCGAGAACTTACACACATTAGGAGTCGCCCTTTCACCTGCAAACGATCCAGTGAAAGGACAAGCTTCATTCACATTAAACGAAGATGAAGTCTTTTACGGCGTCGGCATTCACGGAGAAAAAGGTTACCGTAAAGAAGCACTATCCTCTTCTGAAATATTAGCGATTGAACTAATGAACAAACTTAAAAGCATTTATCGCTGGAGAAAAGGCGACAACTTCGCCATCCTTATTAATGGACTCGGCGCAACACCATTAATGGAACAATACATTTTCGCAAATGACATTCGCCGTTTGTGTGAGCTGGAAGGATTACAGATTACATTCGTAAAGGTCGGTACACTGTTAACTTCTTTAGATATGAAAGGTGTTTCACTCAGTTTGCTTAAGATAGAAGATTGGGATTGGGTGAAGTGGTTAAAGGCGGATACTCGAGTGGGTAGTTGGTAA
- the dhaS gene encoding dihydroxyacetone kinase transcriptional activator DhaS, with product MTSSIISKKIIANSLKYLMETESFHKISVSDIMLHCQMRRQTFYYHFKDKFELLGWIYREETKENIIDFLDYETWENIFDLLFDYFYENQKFYRNAFKVIEQNSFNHYLFEHTKNLYMKIIDELSVSCGFSLSDETKNTIASFYSHGFVGTIKDWIESKCEVDPSIMSSLMKNMINNQLLLLLEQSAK from the coding sequence ATGACCTCTTCTATAATTTCTAAAAAGATAATCGCGAATTCATTGAAATATTTAATGGAAACAGAGTCATTTCATAAAATATCAGTGAGCGATATTATGTTACACTGTCAAATGCGTAGGCAAACTTTTTATTATCATTTTAAAGATAAATTTGAACTATTAGGCTGGATTTATAGAGAAGAAACGAAGGAAAACATTATCGACTTTCTCGACTATGAAACGTGGGAAAACATTTTTGATTTATTATTTGATTACTTTTACGAAAATCAAAAATTTTATCGAAACGCTTTTAAAGTCATTGAACAAAACTCGTTTAATCACTATTTATTTGAGCATACGAAAAACTTATATATGAAGATTATTGATGAACTATCTGTGAGCTGTGGATTCAGCCTTTCTGATGAGACAAAAAATACGATTGCCTCCTTTTATAGTCACGGCTTCGTCGGAACGATAAAAGATTGGATTGAAAGTAAGTGCGAAGTAGATCCGTCCATTATGTCTTCTCTCATGAAAAATATGATAAACAATCAATTACTACTATTACTGGAGCAATCAGCAAAGTAA
- the dhaK gene encoding dihydroxyacetone kinase subunit DhaK: protein MKKIINKPETLVMEMCNGMVMAHPELELLKKYKVIKKKEMNENKVTLISGGGSGHEPAHAGLVGKGMLDAAVCGDVFASPSQIQVYQAIKETASKKGTLLIIKNYSGDIMNFKNGAHLATEDGIEVDYVKVDDDIAVEDSLYTVGRRGVAGVILVHKIAGAAAEAGMDLRAVKAIAEKAAANVRTIGLALTSCTVPASGSPTFTLAEDEMEYGVGIHGEPGIKREKMLSADELANRMTNDLMKDLGVKDGEEIALLVNGFGGTPLQELYLFNNAVTRELAARNIKINRVFVGNYMTSIDMAGMSLTVMKLDDELKTLLSKECNTPAFKVDGPVESVEYVNVLEETEEKEVSFELETAEEHAVIKNNVITLNNMIYLVDKMSDIIIKNEVPFCELDTHAGDGDFGMSVAKGFKQLKREWHSIVEQENVTIGSFLDGCSMIIMEHCGGASGPIWGGAFRAASKAAGEKRELTVKEFAEMLQGALQGIQSIGERSFGRGAVVGDKTLVDALAPCVDSWLASASNEEDMKTAFEKGAEAAVKGAEYTKEIVARMGRAGTVGERSLGYPDAGAHALGVIFTEIAGSLK, encoded by the coding sequence ATGAAAAAGATTATAAACAAACCAGAAACATTAGTAATGGAAATGTGCAACGGAATGGTTATGGCTCACCCAGAGCTTGAGCTTTTGAAAAAATATAAAGTCATTAAGAAGAAAGAAATGAATGAAAATAAAGTAACGTTAATTAGTGGCGGTGGTAGTGGTCATGAGCCGGCACATGCAGGACTAGTCGGAAAAGGAATGCTAGATGCGGCAGTGTGCGGAGATGTGTTTGCTTCGCCTTCACAAATTCAGGTATATCAAGCAATTAAAGAGACAGCTAGTAAAAAAGGTACGTTATTAATTATTAAAAATTATAGCGGCGATATTATGAATTTCAAAAACGGAGCTCATTTAGCGACGGAAGATGGAATTGAAGTCGACTACGTAAAAGTGGACGATGATATTGCGGTAGAAGATAGTCTATACACAGTAGGACGCCGCGGCGTTGCGGGCGTTATTTTAGTCCATAAAATTGCCGGTGCAGCAGCGGAAGCAGGTATGGATTTAAGAGCGGTGAAAGCTATAGCGGAAAAAGCAGCCGCTAACGTGCGCACAATTGGTTTAGCGTTAACGTCTTGTACAGTTCCAGCGAGCGGATCACCTACTTTCACACTTGCGGAAGATGAAATGGAATACGGCGTAGGTATTCACGGTGAACCGGGAATTAAGCGTGAAAAAATGTTGTCAGCTGATGAATTAGCGAACCGTATGACAAATGATTTAATGAAAGATTTAGGAGTAAAAGATGGCGAGGAAATCGCACTGCTAGTTAACGGTTTTGGCGGAACACCACTACAAGAACTTTACTTATTTAACAACGCAGTTACGAGAGAATTAGCTGCTAGAAACATTAAAATCAATAGAGTATTCGTCGGCAATTATATGACGAGTATCGATATGGCTGGTATGTCTTTAACAGTGATGAAATTAGATGATGAGTTAAAAACATTATTATCGAAAGAGTGTAATACACCAGCGTTTAAAGTAGATGGGCCAGTTGAAAGTGTAGAGTACGTAAATGTGCTTGAAGAGACAGAAGAGAAGGAAGTTTCATTTGAACTAGAAACAGCGGAAGAGCACGCAGTTATTAAAAATAATGTCATCACATTAAACAACATGATCTATCTCGTTGATAAAATGAGCGATATTATTATTAAAAATGAAGTACCGTTCTGTGAGTTAGATACACATGCAGGTGACGGTGACTTCGGAATGAGTGTGGCAAAAGGATTTAAGCAATTAAAACGTGAGTGGCATTCTATCGTGGAGCAAGAAAACGTAACAATCGGATCATTCCTTGACGGTTGTTCCATGATTATTATGGAACATTGCGGCGGCGCATCTGGTCCAATTTGGGGCGGTGCATTCCGCGCAGCTAGTAAAGCAGCAGGCGAAAAACGTGAGTTAACAGTGAAAGAATTCGCTGAAATGTTGCAAGGAGCACTGCAAGGTATACAATCTATCGGTGAAAGATCGTTCGGCAGAGGAGCAGTAGTTGGTGACAAAACACTAGTTGACGCACTTGCTCCATGTGTAGACTCTTGGTTAGCTAGCGCTTCAAACGAAGAAGACATGAAAACTGCCTTTGAAAAAGGAGCAGAAGCAGCGGTTAAAGGAGCAGAGTACACGAAAGAAATCGTAGCTCGCATGGGCCGCGCCGGTACAGTTGGTGAAAGAAGTTTAGGATATCCTGATGCAGGTGCGCATGCGCTTGGGGTTATCTTTACGGAGATTGCGGGTAGTTTGAAATAG
- a CDS encoding FMN-dependent NADH-azoreductase, translating to MNKTLIINAHPKVDDTSSVSIKVFKHFLESYKELISNNETIEQINLYDDVVPMIDKTVLSAWEKQGNGQELTREEQKVTERMSEILQQFKSANTYVIVLPLHNFNIPSKLKDYMDNIMIARETFKYTETGSVGLLKDGRRMLVIQASGGIYTNDDWYTDVEYSHKYLKAMFNFLGIEDYQIVRAQGTAVLDPTEVLQNAYKEVEEAASRLANKYIFSLEE from the coding sequence ATGAACAAAACACTTATCATAAACGCACATCCGAAAGTGGATGATACATCATCAGTAAGCATTAAGGTTTTTAAGCATTTTTTAGAATCTTATAAAGAATTAATTTCTAATAATGAAACGATTGAACAGATTAATTTATACGATGATGTAGTACCAATGATAGATAAAACTGTTTTAAGCGCATGGGAAAAACAAGGTAATGGACAAGAGTTGACTCGTGAAGAACAAAAAGTAACGGAACGTATGTCCGAGATTTTACAACAATTTAAAAGTGCAAATACGTATGTTATCGTATTACCTCTGCATAATTTTAATATTCCATCAAAGTTAAAAGATTACATGGACAATATCATGATTGCACGTGAAACATTTAAATATACTGAAACTGGATCAGTGGGACTACTTAAAGATGGAAGAAGAATGCTCGTTATACAAGCAAGTGGAGGAATCTATACAAATGATGATTGGTATACAGACGTGGAATACTCTCATAAATATTTAAAAGCAATGTTTAATTTCCTTGGTATTGAAGATTATCAAATCGTTCGTGCACAAGGAACAGCAGTACTAGATCCAACTGAAGTATTACAAAACGCATATAAAGAAGTTGAAGAGGCTGCTTCTAGATTGGCTAACAAATATATTTTTTCACTGGAAGAATGA
- a CDS encoding RrF2 family transcriptional regulator, with product MQYSVGVEYALHCLVYLINTPSKESVGIKDLAEFQGLSETFLSKVFGKLSKVGIVNSVPGVKGGYRLAKSPEDISFWDVIEAVEGPKPIFQCKNIVQNGLLYRDEACNSCEPSNSSCTINLVMLEAEEHMREFLRKKTLAWLDKELDIVLPEKIRVNTREYFNQKNSN from the coding sequence ATGCAATATAGTGTTGGGGTTGAATATGCCTTGCATTGCCTAGTTTATTTAATTAATACTCCTTCTAAGGAAAGTGTTGGAATAAAAGATTTGGCAGAGTTTCAAGGACTTTCTGAAACATTTCTTTCAAAAGTTTTCGGTAAATTATCTAAAGTGGGCATTGTGAATTCTGTCCCAGGTGTAAAGGGAGGATATAGGTTAGCTAAGTCTCCAGAAGATATCTCTTTTTGGGATGTAATAGAAGCTGTCGAAGGTCCAAAACCTATTTTTCAATGTAAAAATATTGTGCAGAATGGCCTACTATATCGAGATGAGGCTTGTAATTCTTGTGAACCTAGCAATTCTTCTTGTACAATTAACTTAGTAATGCTTGAAGCAGAAGAACATATGCGTGAGTTTCTTCGTAAAAAGACTCTTGCATGGTTAGATAAAGAACTTGATATTGTTTTACCTGAAAAGATAAGGGTAAATACTCGTGAATACTTCAACCAAAAAAACTCTAACTAA